The following proteins come from a genomic window of Paramicrobacterium humi:
- a CDS encoding SIP domain-containing protein, giving the protein MTQTRTRATGSHARRDPRGIGHVYLLTADESSIGELEAALQSLPYCARGRVFVEVASAADISHIDVPSRMTVTWLTRSTRTGAPGSGRGCAAGEAMARAVCAWADEMLCGSDTPHIWLGGHYRGVSAVHEHLVHALAVPADHVVTPAPYGLRG; this is encoded by the coding sequence ATGACTCAGACTCGAACCCGCGCCACCGGGTCTCACGCGCGCCGCGATCCTCGCGGTATCGGGCACGTCTACCTGCTGACCGCCGACGAGTCGTCGATCGGCGAGCTCGAGGCCGCGCTGCAGTCGCTTCCGTACTGCGCGCGAGGCCGAGTCTTCGTCGAGGTCGCCTCCGCGGCCGACATCTCGCACATCGACGTGCCCTCGCGCATGACCGTCACCTGGCTGACCCGTTCGACGCGCACGGGAGCGCCCGGAAGCGGCCGCGGCTGCGCGGCGGGTGAGGCGATGGCGCGAGCCGTGTGCGCCTGGGCCGACGAGATGCTGTGCGGCAGCGACACTCCGCACATCTGGCTCGGCGGTCACTACCGCGGAGTCTCCGCCGTGCACGAGCACCTCGTGCACGCGCTCGCGGTTCCCGCGGACCACGTCGTCACCCCCGCCCCGTACGGGCTGCGTGGCTAG
- a CDS encoding alpha/beta fold hydrolase has translation MSDTEDEFRFLVEEAEEFGISGPVPAARRDALPDGDGRDVSFIRYGTGGPAVTFLHGAALNAHTWDATAVALHEPALAIDLPGHGLSQWRDDVDYRPDTVAASVFDILERLGVGPHVLVGQSLGGLAAAMIAAKHPGAVRGLVVVDITPGVTATDAAMIESFLSGPSDFGSRDEIVDYARSFGIGVSRRSVARGVELNTRVRDDGRVVFRHHLGNLGEDRPQLGRDYSAIWSGLESLTIPVLLVRGSRGFLTDELVDEFLRRVPGSSSVTLEAGHNVQEDAPVALAEAIRGLISTAGSDQPRPEDGSRA, from the coding sequence ATGAGCGACACAGAGGATGAATTCCGCTTCCTCGTCGAGGAGGCCGAGGAGTTCGGCATTTCCGGCCCCGTGCCCGCCGCGCGCCGCGATGCACTTCCGGACGGCGATGGACGGGATGTGAGCTTCATCCGATACGGCACCGGCGGACCGGCGGTGACGTTCCTGCACGGCGCGGCTCTCAACGCGCATACGTGGGACGCGACGGCCGTGGCGCTCCACGAGCCGGCTCTCGCGATCGACCTTCCCGGGCACGGGCTCTCGCAGTGGCGCGATGACGTCGACTACCGGCCCGACACCGTCGCGGCATCCGTCTTCGATATCCTCGAGCGGCTCGGGGTCGGCCCTCACGTGCTCGTGGGCCAGTCTCTCGGCGGTCTCGCAGCCGCGATGATCGCGGCGAAGCACCCGGGAGCCGTGCGCGGGCTCGTCGTGGTCGACATCACGCCGGGTGTGACCGCGACCGACGCCGCGATGATCGAGAGCTTCCTGTCGGGGCCGAGCGACTTCGGCAGCCGCGACGAGATCGTCGACTACGCACGATCCTTCGGGATCGGCGTCTCCCGCCGCTCCGTCGCGCGAGGCGTGGAGCTGAACACGCGCGTGCGTGACGACGGACGCGTGGTGTTCCGTCACCACCTCGGCAATCTCGGCGAGGACCGGCCACAGCTCGGCCGGGACTACTCGGCGATCTGGAGCGGCCTCGAGTCGCTCACGATCCCCGTGCTGCTCGTGCGCGGAAGCCGCGGCTTTCTCACCGACGAGCTCGTCGACGAGTTCCTGCGCCGCGTTCCCGGCTCCTCCTCCGTTACCCTCGAAGCCGGGCACAACGTTCAGGAAGACGCCCCGGTCGCACTCGCCGAGGCCATCCGCGGCCTCATCAGCACAGCCGGGAGCGATCAGCCCCGGCCGGAAGACGGCTCGCGCGCGTGA
- a CDS encoding ABC transporter substrate-binding protein — MRTRLVAVGVAAIAALLLSGCTGSTDKQQGPDTDATVNVGLVLEPTDLNIRRTSGAALDQVLIDNVYEGLVSRTPQGEIVDTIAKSHAISDDGLTYTFEINGGVTFHDGKTMTVDDIVWSLTQVKDDPELRDHELLSHVTEISAPDDHTVTLTLSEPDSNLLWNLSGRAGLVLEKAAKNDLATTANGTGPFTLDSWKQGDSITLKRNTEYWGDKAKVAEVVFVYISDTTAGVNAALAGDVDVLTAVDPNLRSQFDGTDFTVTEGKTTDKYTLAFNNTKAPLDDVRVRKALRLAVDHKAIIDAIGGAGVQMGGPIPPLDPGYEDLTSVRPFEPDTAKKLLAEAGQENLKLTLTVPNIYGTTVPNLLVSAYKKVGVTLTVDSVEFSTWLNDVYQNHDYDLSFVDHLEPRDFGNWANPDYYFGYDNKDVQKLYAESIAAVDPAAADQKLKEAARIVAEDHAADWLYNALTLTAVGKGISGFPTDSPNARLDLSSLAVTT, encoded by the coding sequence ATGAGAACCCGCCTCGTCGCCGTCGGCGTCGCCGCGATCGCGGCACTGCTGCTGAGCGGCTGCACCGGCTCGACCGACAAACAGCAGGGCCCGGACACCGACGCGACAGTCAACGTCGGCCTCGTGCTTGAGCCGACGGATCTCAACATCCGCCGCACCTCGGGCGCCGCGCTGGACCAAGTGCTCATCGACAACGTCTACGAGGGCCTCGTCTCGCGCACGCCGCAGGGCGAGATCGTCGACACGATAGCGAAGAGCCACGCGATCAGCGACGACGGCCTCACGTACACCTTCGAGATCAACGGCGGCGTCACGTTCCACGACGGCAAGACGATGACGGTGGACGACATCGTCTGGTCGCTCACGCAAGTGAAGGACGACCCGGAGCTGCGCGACCACGAGCTGCTCTCGCACGTGACCGAGATCAGCGCCCCTGACGACCACACGGTCACACTCACGCTGTCCGAACCGGACTCGAACCTGCTGTGGAACCTCTCGGGCCGCGCCGGACTCGTTCTCGAGAAGGCCGCGAAGAACGACCTCGCGACGACGGCGAACGGCACAGGACCGTTCACTCTGGACAGCTGGAAGCAGGGCGACTCGATCACCCTCAAGCGCAACACCGAGTACTGGGGCGACAAGGCGAAGGTCGCCGAAGTCGTATTCGTCTACATCAGCGACACGACGGCAGGCGTGAACGCCGCGCTCGCCGGCGACGTCGACGTGCTCACTGCCGTCGATCCGAACCTGCGCAGCCAGTTCGACGGCACGGACTTCACCGTCACCGAGGGCAAGACGACAGACAAGTACACGCTCGCGTTCAACAACACGAAGGCGCCGCTCGACGACGTCCGCGTGCGCAAGGCGCTGCGCCTCGCCGTCGACCACAAGGCGATCATCGACGCGATCGGCGGAGCGGGCGTGCAGATGGGCGGCCCGATCCCGCCGCTCGATCCCGGCTACGAGGACCTCACCTCGGTTCGACCGTTCGAGCCCGACACGGCGAAGAAGCTCCTCGCCGAGGCCGGTCAGGAGAACCTCAAGCTCACGCTCACGGTTCCGAACATCTACGGCACGACGGTGCCCAACCTCCTCGTCTCCGCCTACAAGAAGGTCGGCGTCACCCTCACCGTCGACTCGGTCGAGTTCTCCACCTGGCTCAACGACGTGTACCAGAACCACGACTACGACTTGAGCTTCGTCGACCATCTCGAGCCCCGCGACTTCGGCAACTGGGCGAATCCGGACTACTATTTCGGCTACGACAACAAAGACGTGCAGAAGCTGTACGCGGAGTCGATCGCGGCCGTCGATCCGGCGGCCGCCGACCAGAAGCTCAAGGAGGCGGCACGCATCGTGGCTGAAGATCACGCCGCCGACTGGTTGTACAACGCGCTCACGCTCACAGCCGTCGGGAAGGGCATCAGCGGCTTCCCCACCGACTCCCCCAATGCGCGTCTCGATCTGAGCTCCCTTGCCGTGACCACGTGA
- a CDS encoding ABC transporter permease, whose protein sequence is MTRFVLTRLVLLVIGLFVASALIFTTLRVLPGDVAQVIAGTDSTPEQVQAIRVSLGLDRPLPAQYVDWIGGILHGDLGRSMLTGSSVTDQLLQKAQVTVPLALLSLLIALVISIPLGILSAIKHRGAAGAAMSMSSQAIAAIPVVWAGMILVAVFAVTLHWFPPQGFPRAGWDEPARALYALLLPALTIGVVEGAVLLRFIRSAALEAMGQDYVRTAAAKGLTRTRALITHGLPNVALTVVSVLALQIAGLLVGAVIIEQLFNLPGIGRMLVADVGNRDLEKVQGEILAMTGLVLVIGTAVDILARVIDPRQRESAA, encoded by the coding sequence GTGACACGATTCGTCCTGACTCGCCTGGTCCTGCTCGTCATCGGACTGTTCGTGGCCAGTGCGCTGATCTTCACGACCCTCCGGGTGCTTCCCGGAGACGTCGCCCAGGTCATCGCCGGAACCGACAGCACTCCCGAGCAGGTCCAGGCGATTCGCGTGTCGCTCGGGCTTGACCGCCCGCTTCCCGCGCAGTACGTCGACTGGATCGGCGGCATCCTCCACGGCGACCTCGGCCGGTCCATGCTCACCGGCAGCTCCGTGACCGATCAGCTGCTGCAGAAGGCGCAGGTCACGGTTCCCCTCGCGCTCCTGTCGCTTCTCATCGCGCTCGTCATCAGCATCCCCCTCGGCATCCTGTCGGCGATCAAGCACCGCGGAGCCGCCGGCGCCGCCATGAGCATGAGCTCGCAGGCGATCGCCGCGATCCCCGTCGTGTGGGCGGGCATGATCCTCGTCGCGGTGTTCGCGGTCACGCTGCACTGGTTCCCGCCGCAGGGCTTTCCGCGCGCCGGCTGGGACGAACCGGCGCGGGCGCTGTACGCGCTGCTGCTTCCCGCACTCACGATCGGCGTCGTGGAGGGAGCGGTGCTGTTGCGCTTCATCCGCTCGGCCGCGCTCGAGGCGATGGGGCAGGACTACGTGCGCACGGCCGCCGCGAAGGGGCTCACGCGCACGCGAGCGCTCATCACGCATGGCCTGCCGAACGTGGCCCTCACCGTCGTCTCCGTGCTCGCCCTGCAGATCGCGGGCCTTCTCGTCGGCGCCGTCATCATCGAACAGCTGTTCAACCTGCCCGGAATCGGCCGAATGCTCGTCGCCGACGTCGGCAATCGCGACCTCGAGAAGGTGCAGGGCGAGATCCTGGCCATGACGGGTCTCGTTCTCGTCATCGGCACGGCCGTCGACATCCTCGCGCGCGTCATCGACCCTCGGCAGCGGGAGAGCGCGGCATGA
- a CDS encoding carboxymuconolactone decarboxylase family protein has product MTPSSRIHPSRTQREAYEALKQVSLTTGKIAADAGLEPRLLELVQLRASQINGCAFCLDYHHDRAIAAGETEQRITVLSAWREARLYSPREQAALALAESVTLIHDGQLPDDVYESAIEVFAPEAYTALLWVLVSINAFNRIAIAGRYPVEARES; this is encoded by the coding sequence ATGACTCCATCTTCGCGCATTCACCCGTCGAGAACGCAGCGGGAGGCGTACGAGGCGCTCAAGCAGGTTTCGCTCACGACCGGGAAGATCGCGGCGGACGCGGGACTTGAGCCTCGCCTGCTCGAGCTCGTGCAGCTGCGGGCCTCGCAGATAAACGGCTGCGCCTTCTGCCTCGACTACCACCACGATCGCGCGATCGCGGCGGGCGAGACGGAACAGCGCATCACCGTCCTGTCCGCGTGGCGGGAGGCGAGGCTGTATTCGCCCCGCGAGCAGGCGGCGCTCGCGCTCGCCGAATCCGTCACTCTCATTCACGACGGCCAGCTGCCCGATGACGTGTACGAGAGCGCGATCGAGGTCTTCGCTCCCGAGGCGTACACGGCGCTTCTGTGGGTGCTCGTCTCGATAAACGCGTTCAATCGCATCGCCATCGCGGGACGCTACCCGGTCGAGGCCCGGGAAAGTTAG